The following proteins come from a genomic window of Candidatus Sysuiplasma jiujiangense:
- a CDS encoding DUF115 domain-containing protein, whose amino-acid sequence MNWQDWMPVYEEILDDFSFDRASERRAIDAARQAAALYCPDPGASLELLGKLTGKEVVVAGNSAKLETDFRALSRAGIIAGRTIMSADGASTRLERLGVRSGVIVTDMDGSADDEIQQNGRGSMLLLHFHGDNYRRAHSIASRLRGPCLITVQGEPGGGTFNFGGFTDGDRAVLTAESLGAGTVYLAGFDFDHPKEKGKAAALKIRKLAWAKRIIDGASARGMKIRFASEYGGTARVYSEK is encoded by the coding sequence ATGAACTGGCAGGATTGGATGCCCGTCTACGAGGAAATTCTGGATGATTTTTCTTTCGACAGGGCCTCGGAACGCAGGGCGATCGATGCGGCCAGGCAGGCTGCGGCGCTGTACTGTCCGGATCCGGGCGCTTCGCTGGAGCTTCTCGGGAAGCTCACGGGAAAGGAGGTGGTGGTAGCGGGAAACAGCGCAAAACTCGAAACTGACTTCAGGGCACTGAGCCGGGCAGGCATAATCGCGGGGAGGACCATCATGTCTGCGGACGGTGCTTCAACCAGACTGGAAAGGCTCGGTGTGCGTTCGGGGGTGATAGTCACAGACATGGACGGAAGCGCTGATGATGAGATACAGCAGAACGGAAGGGGAAGCATGCTGCTGCTCCATTTTCATGGAGACAATTACAGAAGAGCGCACAGCATTGCATCAAGACTCAGAGGCCCGTGCCTGATTACAGTCCAGGGGGAACCGGGAGGCGGAACATTCAATTTCGGCGGCTTCACAGACGGCGATCGTGCCGTGCTGACGGCAGAGTCGTTAGGCGCCGGCACGGTATATCTTGCCGGTTTCGATTTCGATCATCCGAAGGAGAAGGGAAAGGCGGCTGCGCTGAAGATAAGAAAACTGGCATGGGCAAAGAGAATTATAGATGGTGCTTCTGCAAGAGGAATGAAAATAAGGTTTGCGTCTGAATATGGCGGTACTGCGCGTGTTTACAGTGAAAAGTGA
- a CDS encoding site-2 protease family protein has translation MNPLFIALYVAIAYFLVIIALWKTGLASKYNISFAGPILMLRTERGKKTLDSVARPRKFWLFYGALSRIIFIIGMVLMVMLLLWEATLVFSIPKQSVPAPQTYLLLPGINPFVPVGYGILGLVVAVVFHELSHGVLSRAQDIKVKSMGVLLLILPIGAFVEPDQEELEAASPSRRIKVFGVGPATNMVFALVFLLILVFPLMGTATPIHSGLVADAVYTDSSSYAAGIRQWGEIISLNGTALSGASQFYGINGLVPGKNYSMEYILNGRYHNGSVTAGVVVTGTIAGSPAKAAGVMPGSIIYSMNNTVIYNYNRLLATFQNTTPNETVPFVFIQHNGTRQSMNIRLSSEAAVEGITPKGKQIGFLGIYLAYMGMEVTPSALLVGLLKNPFYGANSISGYLQSGLQFLLFPFEGLSPVPAGIQSLFTGTGVASQWFWIAVNSCYWIFWINLWVGLFNMLPAIPLDGGYLFRDNLRILLKKVMAGASDENRERVALRVTSLFSVLIFLLILWQIIGPRLLYI, from the coding sequence ATGAATCCGCTGTTCATCGCACTGTACGTGGCGATTGCCTATTTCCTGGTAATCATCGCGTTGTGGAAAACGGGACTTGCCTCGAAATACAATATCAGCTTTGCCGGACCCATACTGATGCTCAGGACTGAAAGAGGGAAGAAGACACTGGACTCTGTTGCACGACCCAGGAAATTCTGGCTCTTTTACGGAGCACTCTCCCGCATCATATTCATAATCGGAATGGTGCTGATGGTTATGCTCCTTCTCTGGGAAGCGACGCTTGTATTCAGCATACCAAAACAGAGCGTTCCGGCGCCACAGACATATCTGCTGCTGCCCGGTATAAATCCGTTCGTTCCCGTGGGATACGGCATACTGGGCCTGGTTGTTGCCGTTGTATTCCATGAGCTGTCGCACGGCGTGCTTTCAAGGGCGCAGGACATAAAGGTGAAGTCGATGGGCGTCCTTCTGCTCATCCTCCCGATAGGCGCATTTGTTGAGCCGGATCAGGAGGAGCTTGAAGCTGCCTCGCCGTCCAGGCGGATAAAAGTTTTCGGCGTCGGGCCCGCAACCAATATGGTATTCGCGCTCGTCTTCCTCCTGATCCTGGTCTTCCCGCTCATGGGCACGGCGACACCCATTCACAGTGGCCTTGTGGCCGATGCGGTTTACACCGATTCGTCATCCTACGCAGCAGGCATAAGGCAGTGGGGCGAAATCATATCCTTAAACGGAACAGCACTGTCAGGCGCATCCCAGTTCTACGGCATAAACGGACTTGTGCCCGGAAAGAACTACAGCATGGAGTACATACTGAACGGCAGATACCACAACGGGAGCGTGACGGCAGGAGTCGTTGTCACCGGCACAATAGCGGGTTCGCCGGCAAAGGCGGCGGGAGTCATGCCGGGTTCCATCATCTACAGCATGAACAACACGGTCATTTACAACTACAACCGCCTCCTCGCCACATTCCAGAATACAACACCGAATGAGACGGTGCCCTTTGTTTTCATTCAGCATAACGGAACACGGCAGAGCATGAACATCAGGCTGTCAAGCGAGGCTGCGGTCGAGGGGATAACGCCGAAGGGGAAACAGATCGGTTTCCTTGGCATCTACCTCGCCTACATGGGCATGGAAGTGACGCCGTCGGCGCTGCTTGTGGGCCTGCTGAAAAACCCGTTCTATGGCGCCAACTCCATTTCAGGGTATCTGCAGAGCGGGCTCCAGTTCCTTCTTTTTCCGTTCGAGGGATTGTCCCCTGTTCCTGCCGGGATACAGTCCCTTTTTACCGGAACAGGTGTTGCATCCCAGTGGTTCTGGATTGCCGTCAACAGCTGCTACTGGATCTTCTGGATTAATTTGTGGGTCGGCCTTTTCAACATGCTGCCCGCCATACCGCTGGACGGCGGCTACCTGTTCAGGGATAACCTCAGGATCCTGCTGAAAAAAGTTATGGCCGGTGCAAGCGACGAAAACAGGGAAAGGGTGGCGCTGAGGGTTACATCGCTTTTCTCCGTTCTCATATTCCTGCTCATCCTTTGGCAGATAATAGGACCGCGCCTGCTTTACATCTGA
- a CDS encoding winged helix-turn-helix domain-containing protein, with amino-acid sequence MTPFIYSQLLTDEYAAKIMTAIMKVPKSAQELSAVYGIPIAACYRRIKLLEKYGLIECRERRLSQQGKRINYYISVVRNAYIFFEDGKLRVRLDLVSGVSREFEDKTDEGGV; translated from the coding sequence ATGACGCCATTCATATATTCCCAGTTGCTGACGGACGAATATGCGGCAAAGATAATGACCGCAATAATGAAGGTTCCCAAGTCAGCCCAGGAACTCTCGGCCGTCTACGGCATACCCATTGCCGCTTGCTACAGAAGGATCAAGCTGCTTGAAAAATACGGATTGATTGAATGCAGGGAGAGAAGGCTGTCGCAGCAGGGAAAGCGAATCAACTATTACATCTCGGTCGTCAGGAACGCATACATCTTCTTCGAAGACGGCAAGCTGCGCGTAAGACTGGATCTTGTTTCCGGCGTGTCCAGGGAATTCGAGGACAAAACCGACGAGGGCGGCGTCTGA
- a CDS encoding adenylosuccinate lyase, which yields MTVCALDFRYGREEMKAIFSEEAKIRYMLKVESALASAEAERGLIPKQAARAIGSAVAGDSVKIERVREIEAEINHDVMAMVRALSEVSGKGSPYVHYGATSNDIIDTSTALQLREGIGLIRKGVIELERVIAKRAMEERATVMLGRTHGQAALPITFGLKLAVFLSEIDRQLERLEECEKRAVVGKMSGAVGTGASFGAEFFRLQSGVMKKLGIGYEEASSQIVGRDRYAELVSVLSNLVTTCEKMATEVRNLQRTEIDEVEEYFDSARQVGSSTMAQKRNPVKAENICGLARIARAFVTPSLENMILWHERDLTNSSAERIILPHVMVLADDIVYKTSDLFRTLLVKREVMRRNIENVRGIVMAERFMLRLADSYGRQEAHEIIRKIAMKSEEKGITFGDALLSSAEVMKVLSKEEVMELLDPDSYTGHSVKITEMVVERVSRTRSLNISSARHSANG from the coding sequence ATGACTGTATGTGCACTCGACTTCCGTTACGGAAGGGAGGAAATGAAGGCAATATTCAGCGAAGAGGCAAAGATACGGTACATGCTGAAGGTGGAAAGTGCGCTAGCGAGTGCGGAGGCTGAGCGCGGCCTTATTCCAAAGCAGGCTGCAAGGGCCATTGGTTCGGCAGTCGCAGGTGATTCGGTCAAAATCGAAAGGGTAAGGGAGATTGAGGCTGAGATAAACCACGACGTAATGGCAATGGTCAGGGCGCTTAGCGAGGTGTCGGGGAAGGGATCTCCCTACGTGCATTATGGCGCGACATCGAATGACATCATCGACACATCCACTGCACTCCAGCTCAGGGAGGGAATCGGGCTCATCAGAAAGGGCGTCATAGAACTGGAGCGCGTGATTGCGAAGAGGGCGATGGAGGAAAGGGCTACCGTGATGCTCGGCAGGACACACGGTCAGGCTGCGCTGCCGATTACATTTGGACTGAAACTTGCCGTCTTCCTTTCTGAGATTGACAGGCAGCTTGAAAGACTGGAAGAGTGCGAGAAGAGGGCCGTCGTTGGCAAGATGTCGGGAGCAGTCGGTACTGGTGCCTCCTTCGGCGCCGAATTCTTCAGGCTGCAGAGCGGCGTCATGAAGAAACTCGGTATAGGATATGAGGAGGCGAGCAGCCAGATCGTGGGCAGGGACCGATACGCAGAGCTCGTTTCAGTCCTGTCGAATCTGGTCACCACATGCGAAAAGATGGCAACCGAAGTGAGAAATCTGCAGAGGACTGAAATAGACGAGGTGGAGGAATATTTCGATTCCGCCAGACAGGTGGGCAGTTCCACCATGGCACAGAAGAGGAATCCGGTGAAGGCGGAAAACATATGCGGTCTCGCAAGGATCGCGCGTGCATTTGTCACACCCTCCCTGGAAAACATGATACTGTGGCATGAAAGGGATCTGACCAATTCCAGCGCCGAGAGGATAATTCTTCCGCATGTAATGGTCCTTGCCGACGATATCGTTTACAAGACATCGGATTTGTTCCGGACACTTCTCGTGAAAAGGGAAGTGATGCGCAGAAACATAGAGAATGTCAGGGGTATCGTCATGGCGGAGAGATTCATGCTCAGGCTTGCAGACAGTTACGGAAGGCAGGAGGCGCATGAAATCATCAGGAAGATTGCCATGAAATCGGAAGAGAAGGGAATAACATTCGGAGACGCATTGCTGTCATCTGCAGAGGTGATGAAGGTCCTGAGCAAAGAGGAGGTCATGGAACTCCTGGATCCCGACTCCTACACAGGGCATTCGGTTAAAATAACGGAAATGGTTGTCGAACGTGTCAGCAGAACGAGGTCGCTGAACATATCTTCTGCGAGGCATTCAGCCAATGGATAG
- a CDS encoding exo-alpha-sialidase, translated as MAGRKMKKVPGEILLMVGTKKGAFLFRSKDGRRSWKASGPFFRGKQIYHFTYDRRNGTLLASVNSEQWGPTVSISHDLGESWKESKSPPRFPESSGLSVARVWNIRPGNESAPERLYLGVEPACLFKSNDRGETWQVDEGLLNHSTRKDWSPGNGGLCLHTILPDDRNESSLHVGISAVGTLFSSDGGDNWDFQNRNVLADFFPGAKKYPVFGQCVHKLVRNRKKPDTLFQQNHCGVFRSRNNGKSWTKITGNLPSRFGFPIAIDDSGGSRIFVAPLEGDYSRIPENGRFSVWASDNEGGEWFPLNRGIPKVAYFEVLRDGMKADGEDPCGIYFGTTTGHLYYSRNAGDSWSCISNILPPIFSVEASHV; from the coding sequence ATGGCTGGCAGAAAAATGAAAAAGGTGCCTGGCGAAATATTGCTGATGGTTGGAACCAAGAAAGGCGCATTTCTGTTCCGTTCCAAGGACGGCAGAAGATCATGGAAGGCGTCAGGACCGTTTTTCCGTGGAAAGCAGATATATCATTTCACATATGACAGGAGAAACGGGACGCTCCTCGCATCTGTAAACAGTGAACAGTGGGGACCGACTGTTTCCATCAGCCATGATTTGGGTGAAAGCTGGAAGGAAAGCAAAAGTCCGCCAAGATTTCCCGAAAGTTCCGGCCTCTCGGTTGCCAGGGTATGGAACATCAGGCCCGGGAATGAGAGTGCACCGGAGCGTTTGTATTTGGGTGTTGAACCTGCGTGTCTTTTCAAAAGCAATGACAGAGGAGAAACCTGGCAGGTAGACGAGGGACTCCTTAACCACAGCACGAGGAAAGACTGGTCACCAGGAAACGGGGGTCTCTGCCTGCACACCATTCTGCCTGATGATCGCAATGAGAGCAGCCTCCACGTTGGTATTTCGGCTGTCGGGACCCTGTTTAGCTCTGACGGCGGCGACAACTGGGATTTTCAGAACAGGAACGTCCTGGCGGATTTCTTTCCGGGTGCCAAGAAGTACCCTGTTTTCGGTCAGTGTGTTCACAAACTTGTCAGAAACAGAAAAAAACCGGATACTCTTTTCCAGCAAAACCATTGCGGTGTTTTTCGCAGCAGGAATAACGGGAAGAGCTGGACAAAAATAACCGGCAATCTGCCGTCAAGATTTGGCTTCCCGATTGCAATAGACGATTCCGGAGGTTCCCGGATTTTCGTCGCTCCTCTTGAAGGAGACTATTCCAGAATACCTGAAAACGGCCGCTTCAGTGTCTGGGCTTCCGACAACGAGGGCGGCGAATGGTTTCCTCTGAACCGCGGTATACCGAAGGTTGCATACTTCGAAGTGCTCAGGGATGGCATGAAGGCGGACGGGGAAGATCCCTGCGGGATATATTTCGGCACCACTACAGGACATCTGTATTACAGCAGAAATGCAGGTGACAGCTGGTCCTGCATCAGCAATATTCTCCCGCCTATATTTTCAGTTGAAGCATCACATGTATAA
- a CDS encoding MoaD/ThiS family protein: protein MKGQGIRVILSVHLRDYTNGVCELEFGEISSVGALIDALNSRFPGISMRLLDDQGKVRRYVNIFVDSEDIRSRDGVSTSLSGAREVVILPSVAGG, encoded by the coding sequence ATGAAGGGCCAAGGCATTCGTGTGATTCTTTCCGTTCACCTCCGGGATTATACCAACGGGGTCTGTGAACTGGAGTTTGGGGAAATATCTTCTGTCGGGGCACTGATTGATGCACTTAATTCCAGATTTCCTGGAATATCGATGCGCCTGCTGGATGATCAGGGCAAGGTGCGCAGATATGTGAATATTTTTGTCGACAGTGAGGATATTAGGAGCAGGGATGGTGTCAGTACTTCGCTCTCTGGTGCCAGGGAAGTGGTAATACTGCCATCGGTTGCAGGAGGCTGA
- a CDS encoding IS66 family transposase — protein sequence MEEENRELKKELKELREENKRLNDRIRKLESTPQMLSSSDRTAEAGGVPTSRIFYHRPRYTNRKPGGQPGHDGRGRKRPETNSAPVIISLDRCTACGSPLGEPSDVLSRTITDIPPPKPVVYELMLNRYRCPNCHSRVTAPSPFPPSIQFGPVLASHMSHMRMLGMSIGSVRTMLRESYGIEMSDATVLSMERWVASSLEPLYCRLKKNLKRHGNAGADETRLRIGGDNGWLWVIATNSSVVYRVANTRGKAVPLELLSGYTGTLCHDDWKPYNAITTAKHQLDLLHVNRWIERAEVRHGIEPRPLLGNRPPMLTRRGRPPDEFISFADGVRRILARAVHATDKSNCARKRAFTIASRALSALLDRRWRDGDAAHIAAELRRRFGMLFTFLRQRGVPWHNNRAENAIRHGVLHRKISGGRRTWDGAHALECILSVYRTCRKRKQDFISTVLSSLVGDYRTGITQN from the coding sequence ATGGAGGAGGAGAACAGAGAACTGAAGAAGGAGCTGAAAGAACTCAGGGAAGAGAACAAGCGCCTCAACGACAGGATAAGAAAGCTTGAGAGCACACCCCAGATGCTCTCATCATCCGACAGAACAGCAGAGGCCGGCGGTGTGCCCACGAGCAGGATATTCTACCACCGGCCGAGGTACACGAACAGGAAGCCGGGAGGGCAGCCCGGCCATGATGGCCGTGGCAGGAAGAGACCGGAAACAAACTCCGCACCTGTCATCATATCCCTTGACAGATGCACTGCGTGTGGTTCACCGCTCGGTGAACCCTCCGACGTGCTTTCAAGGACAATAACAGACATACCGCCGCCCAAACCAGTTGTCTATGAACTCATGCTCAACAGATACCGCTGCCCGAACTGCCACAGCAGGGTGACTGCGCCGTCACCCTTCCCTCCCAGCATACAGTTCGGTCCTGTGCTTGCATCGCACATGTCGCACATGCGCATGCTTGGAATGAGCATAGGCAGTGTGCGGACAATGCTCAGGGAGTCGTATGGCATTGAGATGAGCGATGCGACAGTACTCTCAATGGAACGGTGGGTCGCATCATCGCTCGAACCACTGTACTGCAGACTGAAGAAGAATCTGAAGAGGCACGGGAATGCAGGCGCGGACGAGACCAGGCTCAGGATCGGAGGAGATAACGGGTGGCTGTGGGTGATAGCAACAAACTCGTCTGTCGTCTACCGTGTGGCAAACACGAGGGGAAAGGCGGTTCCACTCGAACTGCTCTCAGGATACACAGGCACATTATGCCATGACGACTGGAAACCGTACAACGCCATAACAACTGCAAAGCACCAGCTTGACCTGCTTCACGTCAACAGATGGATTGAAAGGGCTGAAGTCAGGCACGGCATTGAGCCGAGGCCGCTACTCGGAAACAGACCACCCATGCTCACCAGGCGTGGCAGACCGCCGGATGAGTTCATATCTTTCGCTGACGGTGTCAGGAGAATACTCGCAAGGGCCGTACACGCAACGGACAAATCCAACTGTGCAAGGAAGAGGGCGTTCACAATTGCCAGCAGGGCGCTCTCTGCCCTGCTTGACAGAAGATGGAGGGATGGGGATGCTGCACACATTGCCGCCGAGCTCAGGCGGCGGTTCGGAATGCTCTTCACGTTCCTCAGGCAAAGAGGTGTACCATGGCACAACAATCGTGCCGAGAATGCGATAAGGCACGGTGTACTCCACCGCAAGATAAGCGGCGGAAGGAGGACATGGGATGGAGCACATGCACTCGAATGTATCCTGTCTGTATACCGCACCTGCAGAAAGAGGAAACAGGACTTCATATCCACAGTCCTGTCATCGCTTGTCGGCGATTACAGGACAGGAATCACTCAAAATTGA
- a CDS encoding N-acetylmuramoyl-L-alanine amidase: MSGNSVSWMPSPNFNSREGKQIEMIVVHHTAIPTADETIRLFLDRNSRVSAHYVLGKNGEVIHMVRDEDRAWHAGVSRWKGTDNCNDYSIGIEIVNRGDGKDPFTSEQYYALTELVGRLVSEYGIKKDMVVGHRDIALPPGRKIDPADNFDWSRLEKYADRSAVVELANQMQLDYIRDRGGNVTVD; encoded by the coding sequence ATGAGCGGAAACAGCGTCAGTTGGATGCCGTCGCCAAATTTCAATAGCCGAGAGGGAAAACAGATTGAGATGATTGTGGTGCACCACACGGCGATTCCGACAGCCGACGAAACTATCAGACTGTTCCTCGACCGTAATTCCCGCGTCAGCGCACATTACGTTCTTGGAAAAAACGGGGAAGTAATCCACATGGTTAGAGATGAGGACAGGGCGTGGCATGCGGGTGTCAGCAGATGGAAGGGCACTGACAACTGCAACGACTATTCAATCGGAATTGAGATTGTGAACAGGGGGGACGGAAAAGACCCTTTCACATCGGAACAGTATTACGCTCTCACTGAACTTGTGGGAAGACTTGTGTCAGAATACGGCATAAAGAAAGACATGGTCGTCGGACACAGGGACATAGCACTGCCGCCGGGAAGAAAGATTGATCCGGCAGATAATTTCGACTGGTCCAGACTTGAGAAATACGCCGACAGAAGCGCTGTGGTCGAACTGGCAAACCAGATGCAACTTGATTACATAAGAGACCGCGGCGGCAATGTCACGGTCGATTGA
- a CDS encoding terpene cyclase/mutase family protein, with translation MISLSAGSLKDEDIMQWLLEPNQPFIRYHALVDLLDRKPSDSEAAEALGNVPKRGWAKDILSCQTSPGLWESGRDLYRPKYTSTIWRFIVLSDMGVSAEDNRVRKTCELFLRDYSRPDGGLDSPGPGSEVCVTGNLARALIQFGYAEDPRVRSAVRWLIEHQMDDGGWHCFPRIAFGRGTLDCWEGLSAFAALPENKWTAAIKRCVDRGAEFYLEHELFKQGRNYLPWLRFHYPVHYYYDILIGLDLMTKFGYSDDRRLRPAFDILRRKRRPEGFWLMDANHPDLGRGAGYRMKKSNVKPFILEMAGAPSKLITLRALGILKRAEET, from the coding sequence GTGATTTCACTGTCGGCGGGCAGTTTAAAAGACGAAGACATCATGCAGTGGCTGCTTGAACCAAATCAGCCGTTTATAAGGTATCACGCACTGGTAGATCTTCTTGACCGTAAACCGTCTGATTCCGAGGCTGCTGAAGCACTTGGAAATGTTCCGAAAAGGGGCTGGGCGAAAGATATACTTTCATGCCAGACATCTCCCGGCTTATGGGAATCCGGCAGGGATCTATATCGCCCGAAATACACATCCACAATTTGGAGGTTCATTGTTCTATCCGACATGGGTGTGTCGGCTGAAGACAACAGAGTGAGGAAAACCTGTGAACTGTTCCTAAGGGATTATTCGCGCCCGGATGGTGGACTCGACTCACCGGGACCTGGCAGTGAGGTTTGCGTTACAGGCAATCTTGCCAGGGCGCTAATTCAGTTCGGTTATGCAGAGGACCCGAGAGTCCGGTCAGCTGTGAGATGGCTGATCGAACATCAGATGGATGACGGAGGATGGCACTGTTTCCCCCGGATTGCGTTTGGCAGGGGAACACTTGACTGCTGGGAAGGCCTTAGCGCTTTCGCAGCCCTGCCTGAAAACAAATGGACTGCGGCCATAAAACGCTGCGTGGACAGGGGTGCAGAATTTTATCTCGAACATGAGCTGTTCAAACAGGGCAGGAACTACCTGCCCTGGCTAAGGTTTCACTATCCTGTACACTATTACTATGATATTCTGATAGGCCTCGACCTGATGACGAAATTCGGCTATTCTGATGACAGGAGACTCCGGCCCGCATTCGATATTTTGCGCAGGAAGAGGAGACCTGAGGGATTCTGGCTGATGGATGCAAATCATCCGGATCTGGGAAGAGGCGCTGGCTATCGCATGAAAAAGAGCAATGTGAAGCCGTTCATACTCGAAATGGCTGGTGCTCCCAGCAAACTGATTACCCTCAGGGCGCTCGGCATCCTCAAGCGTGCAGAAGAAACCTGA
- a CDS encoding diacylglycerol kinase family lipid kinase has product MKVFALINPQAGGGLASEIWPRTMKSLGGLNFSFEFTSGPMHAAALARRAVEEEFDYLLCVGGDGTINEAVQSLANRQTVLVAISAGTGSDFARTTGIRSADQAVELMKEGSRSRADLGRVAWGGRSRYFVNILELGFGAKVMARVNAGRKGHGRNVFNAAVMREMLNLRSYAVELEHDGLSTAGPFTEIVVANGKYFGGGMLASKNSSISDGRLDVHAIDAISRISLMRKFSKLRDGSYLEDPKVRSFSAENVRISGESIPMEMDGETVGNAPAEVSIVPNAIFVLSAGK; this is encoded by the coding sequence ATGAAGGTATTCGCGCTGATAAATCCGCAGGCAGGAGGCGGCCTGGCGTCTGAAATCTGGCCAAGGACAATGAAGAGCCTCGGCGGGCTGAATTTTTCATTCGAATTCACTTCCGGCCCAATGCACGCGGCGGCGTTGGCGCGTCGTGCGGTGGAAGAGGAATTTGACTATCTTCTGTGTGTCGGCGGCGACGGAACCATCAATGAAGCTGTGCAGTCGCTGGCGAACAGGCAGACAGTCCTTGTAGCGATTTCGGCAGGAACAGGCTCGGACTTTGCAAGAACCACCGGTATCCGTTCGGCAGATCAGGCTGTTGAACTTATGAAGGAAGGCAGTCGTTCCAGAGCCGATCTGGGCAGGGTTGCATGGGGCGGCAGGAGCAGATACTTTGTGAATATACTCGAACTTGGCTTCGGAGCAAAGGTGATGGCCAGGGTGAACGCGGGCAGAAAGGGTCACGGCAGAAATGTGTTCAACGCCGCAGTCATGAGGGAGATGCTGAACCTGCGCAGCTATGCCGTAGAGCTGGAACATGACGGCCTTTCGACCGCCGGCCCTTTCACTGAAATCGTCGTTGCGAACGGGAAGTACTTCGGCGGAGGAATGCTCGCATCAAAAAATTCGTCGATCTCTGACGGCAGGCTGGATGTTCATGCGATTGATGCAATTTCACGCATAAGCCTTATGAGGAAATTTTCGAAACTGCGCGACGGCAGCTATCTCGAAGATCCAAAGGTGCGAAGCTTTTCTGCGGAAAATGTGCGCATTTCCGGCGAATCTATTCCAATGGAAATGGACGGCGAAACTGTCGGCAATGCACCTGCCGAGGTTTCCATTGTGCCGAATGCAATATTTGTTTTATCTGCCGGCAAATGA
- a CDS encoding glycerol-3-phosphate dehydrogenase/oxidase, whose amino-acid sequence MNEFSYRTRKLQLGEIAGTRVRVLIVGGGIVGAGVANILAQNGLQPVLVEKGDFASGTSSGSSKLIHGGLRYISQGKFMLVRELLRERNYLLRKTDLVKKLNFDIIVDDYSWGRASIRAGLLLYGILGSHPGIPRWNRNNGKYPDKVSGYFSYWDGVADDASLVIHNIASAQKNGARCLNYTELKAVSKNSRGFTARLADRFTGGEIAIEADAVVNCAGPWAMKVAEMCGITEGGEFRLSKGVHIVVARNVVPVQDAVVFRSHLDRRQMFVIPRGRVVIIGTTDEFVDRPDDFSIPEEHTDYIIRSAARLFPSVTHESILTSYAGIRPLFGRGRSAGSVSREFSVSVHGKFISVFGGKLTDYRSASRKVASVLARASGIKIRTKGLPVVDYVRQGIGDNPYDYSIMYECAMTFEDIARRRFGLSIYSEDLGESEKGKIEAALEKHFGSVLK is encoded by the coding sequence GTGAATGAATTTTCCTACAGGACCAGAAAACTTCAGCTGGGTGAAATTGCCGGAACCAGGGTGAGGGTGCTGATTGTCGGTGGCGGCATAGTCGGTGCGGGCGTTGCAAACATACTTGCGCAGAACGGCCTGCAGCCCGTGCTGGTGGAAAAGGGAGATTTTGCATCCGGAACCAGTTCCGGCTCCTCCAAGCTCATCCATGGCGGTCTGAGGTACATTTCCCAGGGCAAATTCATGCTAGTCAGGGAACTGCTCAGGGAACGAAATTACCTGCTTCGCAAAACGGATCTTGTCAAGAAACTGAATTTCGACATAATTGTGGACGATTATTCATGGGGGCGGGCTTCTATCCGCGCAGGCCTGTTACTGTATGGAATTCTGGGTAGCCATCCAGGTATACCAAGATGGAACAGAAACAACGGAAAATATCCTGACAAAGTCAGCGGGTATTTCTCGTACTGGGACGGGGTGGCCGACGACGCATCTCTCGTCATACACAATATTGCTTCTGCCCAGAAGAACGGGGCCAGATGCCTCAACTATACAGAGCTGAAAGCTGTTTCCAAGAACAGCCGGGGTTTCACTGCGCGACTCGCGGACAGGTTCACGGGCGGGGAAATCGCCATTGAGGCGGATGCCGTTGTCAATTGCGCCGGTCCCTGGGCAATGAAGGTCGCTGAAATGTGCGGCATAACGGAGGGCGGCGAATTCCGTCTGAGCAAAGGCGTCCACATTGTAGTTGCCAGGAATGTCGTTCCGGTGCAGGATGCGGTTGTCTTCCGTTCGCATCTGGACAGGAGACAGATGTTTGTTATACCTAGGGGAAGGGTGGTAATCATTGGGACAACGGATGAATTTGTCGACAGACCCGACGATTTTTCCATACCTGAGGAACACACCGACTACATAATACGGAGTGCCGCAAGGCTTTTTCCTTCTGTAACGCATGAAAGCATACTTACAAGCTATGCCGGCATCAGACCGCTGTTCGGACGGGGAAGGAGCGCCGGCAGTGTTTCACGCGAATTTTCCGTGAGTGTTCATGGCAAATTCATATCTGTGTTTGGCGGCAAGCTAACGGACTACAGGAGTGCCTCGAGAAAGGTTGCATCGGTGCTGGCACGCGCCTCGGGCATCAAGATCAGGACAAAGGGGCTGCCAGTCGTCGACTACGTCAGGCAGGGGATTGGGGACAATCCCTATGATTATTCCATCATGTACGAGTGTGCGATGACCTTCGAGGATATTGCGCGAAGGAGATTCGGTCTTTCCATCTATTCCGAAGATCTCGGAGAATCGGAGAAGGGCAAAATTGAAGCCGCCCTGGAAAAGCACTTTGGAAGCGTGCTGAAATGA